In Anaerolineae bacterium, the genomic stretch CGACTACCGCGACCCCTACGCCTTCGACGACTTCTCGGATCCGGGACCCAAGCGATACTGGCGGGGGATGACGTACGACGTCTACACGGGCAGGGGCTGGGCCAACAGCCGGACCGACGTAGTGGCCGCCCCCGGCGGTCGGCCCTTCGAGCAGCCGCAGGGCCCTCGAGAGCAAGTGGTGCAGGATTTCGAGATCCTGGCGCCCCGGGAGGAACTGCTCTACGCCGTGGCCGACCCAGTGGCACTGGACTCCGACCTGCGGCTGTACTGGCGGGGCGAGGACGATCTGGCCTTTCTCAAAGCTCCACTGGGGCGCTACAGCGTGGTGTCCGAGGTGCTCCAGGTGACCCAGGCGCAACTGAGGTCGGCCGGCACCAACTATCCGGCCTGGGTACGAGAGCGATACCTGACCCTGCCGGAGGTTCCCCAGCGGGTGGTGGACCTGGCGGCCGAGGTGGCGGGCGGAGCTGACAACCCCTATGACCGGCTGGTAGCTATCCAGAGCTACCTTAGGCTCAACTACGACTACGACCTCCAGGTGCCCCAGCCGGCCGAGGGCAAGGATGTGGTGGACTACTTCCTTTTCGAGAGCCGGCGCGGCTTCTGCGACTACTATGCCAGCGCCATGGTGGTGATGGCCCGACTAGCCGGGGTGCCAGCTCGGCTGGCCTCTGGCTACGCTACCGGTCGATATGACTACGCCTCCGACCGCTACGTCGTCACGGCAGGCCAGGCTCACTCCTGGCCGGAGGCCTACTTCCCCGGGTTGGGTTGGGTGGAGTTCGAGCCCACCGTGGTGCAGAGCCCGTTCTACCGGCCTATCGGGGCCGGGGCCAGCGAGTCGCCCCAGGTACCCGAGGGCACGCGGGCGGACACGGTGGGGCGGCGGCAGTGGTGGCCTCCGGCGCTGCTACTGCTGCTACTTGGTGCCAGCGGAGCTCTGGCTCTCGGGCTTCGCCACCGGCGACTGGAGACGGATCCGGTCCTGCGAGCCTATTGGGCCATGGAGGCAGCAGGCGCCAGGCTGGGCTTGGGGCTGGACGAGAGCCTTACTCCACGGGAGTATGCCCTGCGCCTGGAGCACTGTATGGGCGCCGCGCTTGAGGAACTGGGTGGCATGCGAGGCAATGGCCGGGAGGCGGCCCGGGCCGCTGCTGCCATGACCTCGGTGGCCGTGGCCTACGAGCAGAGGCGGTACGGCCCGCGGCACGCCTGGGGCCCTGGAGACGGGATAAGGGCCTGGCCGGCGGCCGATCGCTTCCTGCGAACCCTGGCGTTGAGACGATTACCCACAGTGTGGGCGCGACGCCTGGCGCGCCACCTACGCCGTGTCGGCATCCCCGGCACGGCGCCGGATGGTGCGTCTGGCCCCGCGGAGTTCGGCTCTAGCTGACCTCGGCCAGGAATGCCTCCACCTGGGCTGCCGTAGGCAAAGCCGGGATGCCTCCCTTCTTGGTCGCGGTCAACGCGCCCACTGCGTTGGCATAGCGCAGGATCTCCTCCAGATCCAGGGGCCCCAGGGTGGCCAGTTCGCCCATGTGCAGGATCCCCTTGATGGCGGCGGCGGTGAAGGCATCGCCGCAGCCGGTGGCATCCACTGTGCGGACGGGGTAGGAGGGCACGTGTCCGTCCGTACGGGGGGTGATGTAAAGAGACCCTTCCGCGCCCTGAGTTACCAGGCAGACCTTGGGACCCTTCGTGAGCAGCTCCCGAGCCCCTGCCACCGGGTCCGAGCAGCCGGAGAGGAGCTCGACTTCCTCTTCGTTCAGCTTGAGCAGGTCGCAGAGGGGCAGAGTGGCCAAGATGCGTTCGCGGGCGGCTTCCGGCGACCACAGAGCCGGCCGGTAATTGGGATCGAAGGAGATCAGGGCTCCGCCCTCGCGAGCCGCCTCCGCCGCGGCCAGCGTGGCTGAGCGGGAAGGATCGGCGATGAGGGAGATGGAGCCGAAGTGGAAGGCCTGAGTAGCCCGCAGGAACTCACGATCCAGTTCCTCCGGACGCAGAAGCATGTCCGCACTGGGGTGGCGGAAGAAGGTGAACTGTGGGCTGTCGGGAGTGGGGAGGGCCACGAACGCCAGAGCGGTCCGGGCCCGGCGGGAGAGGAGCATGTGGGTGGTGTCCACGCCCGAGGACCTCAGGCAGTCGCGCAGGTAGATGCCGAAGGGGTCGCTTCCCACCTTACCCAAGAAAGCGGTCTCTAGGCCCAGCCTGGCCGCGGCCACTGCCACGTTGGCAGGAGCGCCGCCGGGCGCCCAGGTGAAGGCGCGAGCCTGAGTCAAAGTGACGCCAGGCCGGTCCGCCAGGAAGTCTATGAGGGCTTCGCCCGTGGCAATCAAGTCAGGCACTGGGGACCTCCGCGGCACGGAAGGCCTCAGACGCCAGGCGCACGTCCTCGAGCACTTCGTAGTCGCGCATACCCACGGTCATGAGGTCGGTGGGCTTGAGGGTAGCGGCGGCATAGCGAAAGCTCGCCTCCGGGTCAAGCCTGCCGGCGCCCAGGGCCTTGATGGCCACGAACTGCTTAGGAATGGAGCGAATAGTATCCGCTGCCAGACGCTCATCTGGGCAGATGTGGGGCGACTGGAGGATGTGGCGGAGCGAAAGGACGTAGAAGTCGGCTCCATAGTCGCGCTCCTCCGCCAAGCGGACCACTTGGGGCATGTGAGTCCCGATGCCGGCGACGAAGCCTAGGCTGTGGATGAAAGCGACCAGTGACTGGAGCTCGTCCGGGCGTCCTTCGGTGTAGGCCTTGTCCGAGGTGGCCCCATGGACGTAGATGGCCATGGGGTGGTGGCGGGCAATCTGCTCGATGTTGGGCTCGACCTTTCCGTCGCGATAGCGATCCGGTGCCGTCTGAGCCAGCCAGTGAAGGACGGGCCGGTCGGGCTGAGACTCGGACCAAGCGCGGAAGTTGGCCAGCCAGCGGAACACGTTCTCGTCGCCCCGTCCGTGGAAGGCGTTGATGCCGGCGCCGACGGCGATGGTCATGGTCTCCAGCACCTTGGCGTCGGTGAAGTACTCTCTCAAGCGCCGGCCGGCATCTGGATCCTCCGGCCGATGGGCCATACCTGAGAAAGGGTTGCCGCCGAGGAGCATGCGACTCACCTGGCGGCCGGCGAACTCCACTCGCGGAAGGCTCAGCACGGCGGTGCCGGGCTCGGGACGGGGGCCCTCCATCACTTCCTCCTGCTCATCACGAGGTGGTCGGGGGCGCATGCAAGCAGGGTCGGGGCTGACGCTCCAGAGCGTCCCTGGAGCGGGTGCCGACGGTCTCTTTCGCTCCACAGCCGGGCGGAAGGTGCACCGGGCCCGACCGATCCCCCGGCATTGATGACAGCTGGCCGTGCTTCTTCCGCCCGTGCACCGCACTTGTAGCGCCATCCAGCGACGCGGTCAAGTCCCCCGAGGCCCGCAGGCGAGCAGGGTGGCGGCGGAGAGCGCTCAATCGAGGCGGGCGATGAGCGACAGCAGGGCTTCAGCGGCCTGGCGGAACAGCGCCTCCCCGCTGAACCCCTGGGTGGACCCCGCGAACACGAGGTGAGGCTCCAGAGACAGAAAGCAAGGTCGGCCCCTGTCTTTCAGTGCCTGGAGCAGACTGGGGACTTGTCCGTCTCCGCGGCCGGCGGGCACCACCTGGCCCGAGTCTAGCAGGGCGTCCTTGATGTGGGCATAGAGGACGTAGTCGCCTAGAAGCGGCCAAGCCCGGTCGAACGGACGGGCGACCCCTACCTGAACGAAGTTGGCGGGGTCGAAGACCGCCCTCAGGCTGGGCGAATCCACGTGGCGCAGGATGTCGGCGCAGCGCTCGGGGGTGTCCCCGTAGATCTCCTTCTCGTTTTCGTGTGCCAGGGTGACACCCGAGCCCTCGCAGAGGCGCACCAGTGCCTCCATCCGTCCGAGCACTTCTGGCCGCTGCCGTTCGTGTTCGCCTGGCTTGACATAGAACGAGAACACCCGCACCAGCTGAGTGTCGAGATGGTGGGCGATCTCCAATACGCGCCTCAGGTCCTCTAGGTGCGGCTCCAGCGGGGCGCCCACCGGCACTTTGCCGATGGGTGAGCCGATGGCAGAGACGGACATGCCGCGGTCCGCCAAGGCCCGCTTCACCCGGTTCACCTCTGTGTCGGTGAGGTCAACCACGTTCTTGCCCCAGACGCCCCGCAACTCCAGGTGCTGGATGCCCATACCTCTAAGGGCATCCAGCTGCTGGTCCAGGTCGGACGAGATCTCGTCCCCAAAGCCGCTTAGGGTGAACACTGTATCTCTCGTGTCCGGCATGGGTCCACCATCCTACGATAGGTCGTTGAGGCGGCGGTGTAGGCTTTCGAGCTTCTCTGCTGCCTGCTCCTCTCGCGTACGCTCGCGTTCCACCACGTGGGACGGAGCCCGACCAGTGAAGTTCGGGTTGCCCAGAAGGCCCCGGGCGTGCTCCAGTTCCTTCTCCGTCTCGGCGATCTCTCGGCGCAGTCGCTCCCGCTCGGCGGCCAGATCCACCATGCCCGCCAGGGGCAGGTACACGGTGACTTCGGGCGTGACCACGGTGGCCGACTGAGTCACGGGTTGCACCGCCTGGGCGATGGTCAGCGTCTGCTCGTCCACCCGGGCCAGAGCGGCAATGATCTGTGCCTGAGACCGCAGCAACTCAGTCTGATCCCCGGCGGCGATCACGGCTTGGATCTTCCTGCCCGGGTCCACCTTGTATTCGGCACGGACGTTGCGGATGGCGCGCACGATCTCCATTACCTTGCCGAATTGGACCTCGGCCTCGTCGTCGGCCGCCCCAGCCTCGGGCCAGGGAGCCACGATCAGGGCCTCACCCCGGTGAGGAAGGTACTGCCAGATGGCTTCGGTCACGAAGGGCATATACGGGTGGAGCAATCGCAGCGCTCTCTCCAGGACGTAGACGAGAAGATCGGCGACGGCCCGACGGCGCCGGTCATCCTCGCCGTAGAGGTCCGTCTTGGCGACCTCTATGTACCAGTCGCAGTAGTCTCCCCAAAGGAAATCCAGTATCTGCCTGCCGGCCTCGCCCAACTGCCAGGCTCGAAGCAGGCGGTCCACCGAGGCAGTGACGGATTCGAGTCGGCTGATGATCCACCGGTCAGCCAGGGCGAGACGATCCCGTTCTGGTGCGTCTGGAGGCTCCATTCCGGGAGGGAGGTTGGAGAGCACGAAGCGGGCGGCGTTCCAGATCTTGTTGGCGAAGTTGCGCCCTGCCTCGATCCGCTGGACGGACAGCTTGGTGTCGTTGCCGGGCGTGCTGGCGGTGACCAGGGCATAGCGCAGGGCGTCGGTGCCATATTCCTCTATGACCTCGAGAGGGTCCAGAGCGTTGCCGAGCGACTTTGAGTACTTGCGGCCCTGCTCATCGCGGACGAGTCCGTGGAGGTAGACGTAGGGGAAGGGTTCCTGGCCCGTCATGGCGATGCCCATCATGATCATCCGGGCCACCCAGAAGAAGATGATATCGTAGCCGGTCTCCAGAACGGTTGCGGGGTAGAAGTACCGATAGTCCTCGGTGTCCTCGGGCCAGCCGAGGGTGGAGAAGGGCCATAATCCCGAGGAGAACCAGGTATCCAGGACGTCAGGGTCCTGCTCGATGTCGGCGTTGCCGCACTTGGGGCAGGCTTCCGGGTCGTCAACGGCCACGGTGGTCTCTCCGCAGCCGCGGCAGTACCACACCGGGATGCGGTGCCCCCACCAGAGCTGGCGGGAGATGCACCAGTCGCGGATGTTCTCCATCCAGTTGAAGTAGATGCGCTCGAAGCGCTCGGGGATGATGCGCACCCGCCCCTCACGCACGGCGGCGATGGCCGGCTCGGCCAGAGGCTTGGTACGGACGAACCATTGCAGCGATATGCGGGGTTCGGCGGGGCTGTCACAGCGCTGGCAGCGACCGACAGAGTGTACGTGGTCCTCGACGCGAGAGATCAGGCCTTCTCGCTCCAGGTCGGCCACCACCGTCTCCCGGGCCTGGAAGCGGTCC encodes the following:
- a CDS encoding sugar phosphate isomerase/epimerase translates to MPDTRDTVFTLSGFGDEISSDLDQQLDALRGMGIQHLELRGVWGKNVVDLTDTEVNRVKRALADRGMSVSAIGSPIGKVPVGAPLEPHLEDLRRVLEIAHHLDTQLVRVFSFYVKPGEHERQRPEVLGRMEALVRLCEGSGVTLAHENEKEIYGDTPERCADILRHVDSPSLRAVFDPANFVQVGVARPFDRAWPLLGDYVLYAHIKDALLDSGQVVPAGRGDGQVPSLLQALKDRGRPCFLSLEPHLVFAGSTQGFSGEALFRQAAEALLSLIARLD
- a CDS encoding valine--tRNA ligase, whose product is MLPFEKVEDLPKTWQPEEFETSLYDWWEAQGYFLPRIDPGRRPFVIPMPPPNITGALHIGHAITATIEDILIRWHRMMGDPTLWLPGTDHASIATHAVVERELAKEGLTRWDLGRERFEERVWQWREQYGSRITLQHRRLGASCDWTRERFTLDEVCSRAVREAFKRLYDDGLIYRGEYMVNWCPGCGTAVSDLEVIHEEEQGKLWYIRYPLADRPGYIEVATTRPETMLGDTGVAVHPDDERYAELVGATAILPLVERRLPIVADAAVDPAFGTGAVKVTPAHDPTDYEIGLRHRLAVVDVMTPEGKMSAAAGSRYAGMDRFQARETVVADLEREGLISRVEDHVHSVGRCQRCDSPAEPRISLQWFVRTKPLAEPAIAAVREGRVRIIPERFERIYFNWMENIRDWCISRQLWWGHRIPVWYCRGCGETTVAVDDPEACPKCGNADIEQDPDVLDTWFSSGLWPFSTLGWPEDTEDYRYFYPATVLETGYDIIFFWVARMIMMGIAMTGQEPFPYVYLHGLVRDEQGRKYSKSLGNALDPLEVIEEYGTDALRYALVTASTPGNDTKLSVQRIEAGRNFANKIWNAARFVLSNLPPGMEPPDAPERDRLALADRWIISRLESVTASVDRLLRAWQLGEAGRQILDFLWGDYCDWYIEVAKTDLYGEDDRRRRAVADLLVYVLERALRLLHPYMPFVTEAIWQYLPHRGEALIVAPWPEAGAADDEAEVQFGKVMEIVRAIRNVRAEYKVDPGRKIQAVIAAGDQTELLRSQAQIIAALARVDEQTLTIAQAVQPVTQSATVVTPEVTVYLPLAGMVDLAAERERLRREIAETEKELEHARGLLGNPNFTGRAPSHVVERERTREEQAAEKLESLHRRLNDLS